One stretch of Prunus persica cultivar Lovell chromosome G1, Prunus_persica_NCBIv2, whole genome shotgun sequence DNA includes these proteins:
- the LOC18791410 gene encoding casein kinase 1-like protein 10 isoform X1, translating to MEHVIGGKFKLGRKIGSGSFGELYLGINVQTGEEVAVKLESVKTKHPQLHYESKLYMLLQGGTGVPHLKWFGVEGEYNVMVIDLLGPSLEDLFNYCNRKFSLKTVLMLADQLINRVEYMHSRGFLHRDIKPDNFLMGLGRKANQVYIIDYGLAKKYRDLQTHKHIPYRENKNLTGTARYASVNTHLGVEQSRRDDLESLGYVLMYFLRGSLPWQGLKAGTKKQKYDKISEKKMLTPIEVLCKSYPSEFTSYFHYCRSLRFEDKPDYSYLKRLFRDLFIREGYQFDYVFDWTILKYPQIGSSSRSRQPSAKPALNPGPSAERTERPSAVAQDFRDRFSGAVEAFSRRNSSGHGYGDHSRHRLTDDAPSSKDVQPDSERARSSSRNGSTSKRPVISNSRPSSSGEPSENRSSRLVSSSGRLSTAQRIQPGYDSKTSFTRTAAARGGRDDTLRSFELLSIGTGKRK from the exons ATGGAGCATGTTATTGGTGGAAAGTTCAAGCTAGGACGTAAGATCGGTAGCGGATCCTTTGGAGAACTTTACTTGG GCATTAATGTACAAACTGGAGAGGAGGTGGCTGTCAAGCTG GAATCCGTGAAGACGAAACACCCTCAGCTTCATTATGAGTCAAAGTTGTACATGCTTCTTCAAGGAGGAA CGGGTGTACCCCATCTTAAATGGTTTGGAGTTGAAGGTGAATACAATGTCATGGTTATTGACCTTCTTGGGCCAAGCCTAGAAGACCTGTTCAACTATTGCAATCGGAAGTTCTCTTTGAAGACAGTTTTGATGCTTGCAGATCAATTA ATAAACAGAGTTGAGTACATGCATTCACGGGGATTTCTTCACCGTGATATAAAGCCTGACAACTTTTTAATGGGTCTGGGACGCAAAGCTAATCAG GTATATATCATTGATTATGGCCTTGCAAAAAAGTATAGAGATCTTCAAACGCACAAGCACATACCATACAG GGAAAACAAGAATCTGACAGGAACAGCTCGCTATGCAAGTGTTAACACTCACCTTGGTGTTG AGCAAAGCAGAAGAGATGATCTTGAATCTCTTGGTTATGTGCTTATGTATTTTCTGAGGGGGAG CCTTCCCTGGCAGGGCTTGAAAGCAGGTACTAAAAAGCAGAAATATGACAAGATCAGTGAAAAGAAGATGCTTACTCCAATTGAG GTTCTCTGCAAATCATATCCATCAGAATTCACGTCATACTTCCATTACTGCCGATCATTACGCTTTGAAGATAAACCAGATTATTCATACCTGAAGAGGCTTTTCCGGGACCTTTTTATTCGAGAAG GATATCAATTTGACTATGTATTTGATTGGACTATATTGAAGTATCCGCAAATTGGCTCCAGTTCTAGATCACGA CAGCCAAGTGCAAAACCAGCTTTAAACCCTGGACCATCTGCAGAAAGAACAGAAAGGCCTTCAG cAGTGGCACAAGATTTTCGAGATAGATTCTCAGGTGCAGTTGAGGCATTTTCTAGAAGGAATAGTTCTGGTCATGGTTATGGTGATCACTCGAGACATAGACTGACTGATGATGCTCCGTCGTCCAAAGATGTG CAACCTGATTCAGAAAGGGCTCGTAGTTCATCTAGAAATGGCAGTACCTCAAAGAGGCCTGTCATATCAAACAGCCGGCCAAGCTCCTCTGGTGAGCCTAGCGAAAATAGGTCAAGCCGTCTAGTCTCAAGTAGTGGTCGCTTGTCCACCGCCCAAAGGATTCAACCTGGGTATGATTCCAAAACATCTTTCACCCGAACTGCAGCCGCAAGAGGCGGCCGTGATGATACGCTTCGGAGCTTTGAACTCCTTTCAATTGGCACGGGAAAGAGGAAATGA
- the LOC18791410 gene encoding casein kinase 1-like protein 10 isoform X3 has product MEHVIGGKFKLGRKIGSGSFGELYLGINVQTGEEVAVKLESVKTKHPQLHYESKLYMLLQGGTGVPHLKWFGVEGEYNVMVIDLLGPSLEDLFNYCNRKFSLKTVLMLADQLINRVEYMHSRGFLHRDIKPDNFLMGLGRKANQVYIIDYGLAKKYRDLQTHKHIPYRENKNLTGTARYASVNTHLGVEQSRRDDLESLGYVLMYFLRGSLPWQGLKAGTKKQKYDKISEKKMLTPIEVLCKSYPSEFTSYFHYCRSLRFEDKPDYSYLKRLFRDLFIREGYQFDYVFDWTILKYPQIGSSSRSRQPSAKPALNPGPSAERTERPSVAQDFRDRFSGAVEAFSRRNSSGHGYGDHSRHRLTDDAPSSKDVQPDSERARSSSRNGSTSKRPVISNSRPSSSGEPSENRSSRLVSSSGRLSTAQRIQPGYDSKTSFTRTAAARGGRDDTLRSFELLSIGTGKRK; this is encoded by the exons ATGGAGCATGTTATTGGTGGAAAGTTCAAGCTAGGACGTAAGATCGGTAGCGGATCCTTTGGAGAACTTTACTTGG GCATTAATGTACAAACTGGAGAGGAGGTGGCTGTCAAGCTG GAATCCGTGAAGACGAAACACCCTCAGCTTCATTATGAGTCAAAGTTGTACATGCTTCTTCAAGGAGGAA CGGGTGTACCCCATCTTAAATGGTTTGGAGTTGAAGGTGAATACAATGTCATGGTTATTGACCTTCTTGGGCCAAGCCTAGAAGACCTGTTCAACTATTGCAATCGGAAGTTCTCTTTGAAGACAGTTTTGATGCTTGCAGATCAATTA ATAAACAGAGTTGAGTACATGCATTCACGGGGATTTCTTCACCGTGATATAAAGCCTGACAACTTTTTAATGGGTCTGGGACGCAAAGCTAATCAG GTATATATCATTGATTATGGCCTTGCAAAAAAGTATAGAGATCTTCAAACGCACAAGCACATACCATACAG GGAAAACAAGAATCTGACAGGAACAGCTCGCTATGCAAGTGTTAACACTCACCTTGGTGTTG AGCAAAGCAGAAGAGATGATCTTGAATCTCTTGGTTATGTGCTTATGTATTTTCTGAGGGGGAG CCTTCCCTGGCAGGGCTTGAAAGCAGGTACTAAAAAGCAGAAATATGACAAGATCAGTGAAAAGAAGATGCTTACTCCAATTGAG GTTCTCTGCAAATCATATCCATCAGAATTCACGTCATACTTCCATTACTGCCGATCATTACGCTTTGAAGATAAACCAGATTATTCATACCTGAAGAGGCTTTTCCGGGACCTTTTTATTCGAGAAG GATATCAATTTGACTATGTATTTGATTGGACTATATTGAAGTATCCGCAAATTGGCTCCAGTTCTAGATCACGA CAGCCAAGTGCAAAACCAGCTTTAAACCCTGGACCATCTGCAGAAAGAACAGAAAGGCCTTCAG TGGCACAAGATTTTCGAGATAGATTCTCAGGTGCAGTTGAGGCATTTTCTAGAAGGAATAGTTCTGGTCATGGTTATGGTGATCACTCGAGACATAGACTGACTGATGATGCTCCGTCGTCCAAAGATGTG CAACCTGATTCAGAAAGGGCTCGTAGTTCATCTAGAAATGGCAGTACCTCAAAGAGGCCTGTCATATCAAACAGCCGGCCAAGCTCCTCTGGTGAGCCTAGCGAAAATAGGTCAAGCCGTCTAGTCTCAAGTAGTGGTCGCTTGTCCACCGCCCAAAGGATTCAACCTGGGTATGATTCCAAAACATCTTTCACCCGAACTGCAGCCGCAAGAGGCGGCCGTGATGATACGCTTCGGAGCTTTGAACTCCTTTCAATTGGCACGGGAAAGAGGAAATGA
- the LOC18791410 gene encoding casein kinase 1-like protein 10 isoform X2, protein MEHVIGGKFKLGRKIGSGSFGELYLGINVQTGEEVAVKLESVKTKHPQLHYESKLYMLLQGGTGVPHLKWFGVEGEYNVMVIDLLGPSLEDLFNYCNRKFSLKTVLMLADQLINRVEYMHSRGFLHRDIKPDNFLMGLGRKANQVYIIDYGLAKKYRDLQTHKHIPYRENKNLTGTARYASVNTHLGVEQSRRDDLESLGYVLMYFLRGSLPWQGLKAGTKKQKYDKISEKKMLTPIEVLCKSYPSEFTSYFHYCRSLRFEDKPDYSYLKRLFRDLFIREGYQFDYVFDWTILKYPQIGSSSRSRPSAKPALNPGPSAERTERPSAVAQDFRDRFSGAVEAFSRRNSSGHGYGDHSRHRLTDDAPSSKDVQPDSERARSSSRNGSTSKRPVISNSRPSSSGEPSENRSSRLVSSSGRLSTAQRIQPGYDSKTSFTRTAAARGGRDDTLRSFELLSIGTGKRK, encoded by the exons ATGGAGCATGTTATTGGTGGAAAGTTCAAGCTAGGACGTAAGATCGGTAGCGGATCCTTTGGAGAACTTTACTTGG GCATTAATGTACAAACTGGAGAGGAGGTGGCTGTCAAGCTG GAATCCGTGAAGACGAAACACCCTCAGCTTCATTATGAGTCAAAGTTGTACATGCTTCTTCAAGGAGGAA CGGGTGTACCCCATCTTAAATGGTTTGGAGTTGAAGGTGAATACAATGTCATGGTTATTGACCTTCTTGGGCCAAGCCTAGAAGACCTGTTCAACTATTGCAATCGGAAGTTCTCTTTGAAGACAGTTTTGATGCTTGCAGATCAATTA ATAAACAGAGTTGAGTACATGCATTCACGGGGATTTCTTCACCGTGATATAAAGCCTGACAACTTTTTAATGGGTCTGGGACGCAAAGCTAATCAG GTATATATCATTGATTATGGCCTTGCAAAAAAGTATAGAGATCTTCAAACGCACAAGCACATACCATACAG GGAAAACAAGAATCTGACAGGAACAGCTCGCTATGCAAGTGTTAACACTCACCTTGGTGTTG AGCAAAGCAGAAGAGATGATCTTGAATCTCTTGGTTATGTGCTTATGTATTTTCTGAGGGGGAG CCTTCCCTGGCAGGGCTTGAAAGCAGGTACTAAAAAGCAGAAATATGACAAGATCAGTGAAAAGAAGATGCTTACTCCAATTGAG GTTCTCTGCAAATCATATCCATCAGAATTCACGTCATACTTCCATTACTGCCGATCATTACGCTTTGAAGATAAACCAGATTATTCATACCTGAAGAGGCTTTTCCGGGACCTTTTTATTCGAGAAG GATATCAATTTGACTATGTATTTGATTGGACTATATTGAAGTATCCGCAAATTGGCTCCAGTTCTAGATCACGA CCAAGTGCAAAACCAGCTTTAAACCCTGGACCATCTGCAGAAAGAACAGAAAGGCCTTCAG cAGTGGCACAAGATTTTCGAGATAGATTCTCAGGTGCAGTTGAGGCATTTTCTAGAAGGAATAGTTCTGGTCATGGTTATGGTGATCACTCGAGACATAGACTGACTGATGATGCTCCGTCGTCCAAAGATGTG CAACCTGATTCAGAAAGGGCTCGTAGTTCATCTAGAAATGGCAGTACCTCAAAGAGGCCTGTCATATCAAACAGCCGGCCAAGCTCCTCTGGTGAGCCTAGCGAAAATAGGTCAAGCCGTCTAGTCTCAAGTAGTGGTCGCTTGTCCACCGCCCAAAGGATTCAACCTGGGTATGATTCCAAAACATCTTTCACCCGAACTGCAGCCGCAAGAGGCGGCCGTGATGATACGCTTCGGAGCTTTGAACTCCTTTCAATTGGCACGGGAAAGAGGAAATGA
- the LOC18791410 gene encoding casein kinase 1-like protein 10 isoform X4 → MEHVIGGKFKLGRKIGSGSFGELYLGINVQTGEEVAVKLESVKTKHPQLHYESKLYMLLQGGTGVPHLKWFGVEGEYNVMVIDLLGPSLEDLFNYCNRKFSLKTVLMLADQLINRVEYMHSRGFLHRDIKPDNFLMGLGRKANQVYIIDYGLAKKYRDLQTHKHIPYRENKNLTGTARYASVNTHLGVEQSRRDDLESLGYVLMYFLRGSLPWQGLKAGTKKQKYDKISEKKMLTPIEVLCKSYPSEFTSYFHYCRSLRFEDKPDYSYLKRLFRDLFIREGYQFDYVFDWTILKYPQIGSSSRSRPSAKPALNPGPSAERTERPSVAQDFRDRFSGAVEAFSRRNSSGHGYGDHSRHRLTDDAPSSKDVQPDSERARSSSRNGSTSKRPVISNSRPSSSGEPSENRSSRLVSSSGRLSTAQRIQPGYDSKTSFTRTAAARGGRDDTLRSFELLSIGTGKRK, encoded by the exons ATGGAGCATGTTATTGGTGGAAAGTTCAAGCTAGGACGTAAGATCGGTAGCGGATCCTTTGGAGAACTTTACTTGG GCATTAATGTACAAACTGGAGAGGAGGTGGCTGTCAAGCTG GAATCCGTGAAGACGAAACACCCTCAGCTTCATTATGAGTCAAAGTTGTACATGCTTCTTCAAGGAGGAA CGGGTGTACCCCATCTTAAATGGTTTGGAGTTGAAGGTGAATACAATGTCATGGTTATTGACCTTCTTGGGCCAAGCCTAGAAGACCTGTTCAACTATTGCAATCGGAAGTTCTCTTTGAAGACAGTTTTGATGCTTGCAGATCAATTA ATAAACAGAGTTGAGTACATGCATTCACGGGGATTTCTTCACCGTGATATAAAGCCTGACAACTTTTTAATGGGTCTGGGACGCAAAGCTAATCAG GTATATATCATTGATTATGGCCTTGCAAAAAAGTATAGAGATCTTCAAACGCACAAGCACATACCATACAG GGAAAACAAGAATCTGACAGGAACAGCTCGCTATGCAAGTGTTAACACTCACCTTGGTGTTG AGCAAAGCAGAAGAGATGATCTTGAATCTCTTGGTTATGTGCTTATGTATTTTCTGAGGGGGAG CCTTCCCTGGCAGGGCTTGAAAGCAGGTACTAAAAAGCAGAAATATGACAAGATCAGTGAAAAGAAGATGCTTACTCCAATTGAG GTTCTCTGCAAATCATATCCATCAGAATTCACGTCATACTTCCATTACTGCCGATCATTACGCTTTGAAGATAAACCAGATTATTCATACCTGAAGAGGCTTTTCCGGGACCTTTTTATTCGAGAAG GATATCAATTTGACTATGTATTTGATTGGACTATATTGAAGTATCCGCAAATTGGCTCCAGTTCTAGATCACGA CCAAGTGCAAAACCAGCTTTAAACCCTGGACCATCTGCAGAAAGAACAGAAAGGCCTTCAG TGGCACAAGATTTTCGAGATAGATTCTCAGGTGCAGTTGAGGCATTTTCTAGAAGGAATAGTTCTGGTCATGGTTATGGTGATCACTCGAGACATAGACTGACTGATGATGCTCCGTCGTCCAAAGATGTG CAACCTGATTCAGAAAGGGCTCGTAGTTCATCTAGAAATGGCAGTACCTCAAAGAGGCCTGTCATATCAAACAGCCGGCCAAGCTCCTCTGGTGAGCCTAGCGAAAATAGGTCAAGCCGTCTAGTCTCAAGTAGTGGTCGCTTGTCCACCGCCCAAAGGATTCAACCTGGGTATGATTCCAAAACATCTTTCACCCGAACTGCAGCCGCAAGAGGCGGCCGTGATGATACGCTTCGGAGCTTTGAACTCCTTTCAATTGGCACGGGAAAGAGGAAATGA
- the LOC18791410 gene encoding casein kinase 1-like protein 10 isoform X5, giving the protein MLFMSVHRILFGLSLPKVKKQIGPPFVIGLKLKESVKTKHPQLHYESKLYMLLQGGTGVPHLKWFGVEGEYNVMVIDLLGPSLEDLFNYCNRKFSLKTVLMLADQLINRVEYMHSRGFLHRDIKPDNFLMGLGRKANQVYIIDYGLAKKYRDLQTHKHIPYRENKNLTGTARYASVNTHLGVEQSRRDDLESLGYVLMYFLRGSLPWQGLKAGTKKQKYDKISEKKMLTPIEVLCKSYPSEFTSYFHYCRSLRFEDKPDYSYLKRLFRDLFIREGYQFDYVFDWTILKYPQIGSSSRSRQPSAKPALNPGPSAERTERPSAVAQDFRDRFSGAVEAFSRRNSSGHGYGDHSRHRLTDDAPSSKDVQPDSERARSSSRNGSTSKRPVISNSRPSSSGEPSENRSSRLVSSSGRLSTAQRIQPGYDSKTSFTRTAAARGGRDDTLRSFELLSIGTGKRK; this is encoded by the exons ATGCTTTTTATGAGTGTGCATagaattttgtttggtttaagTTTACCGAAGGTTAAGAAACAAATTGGGCCCCCCTTTGTGATTGGCTTGAAATTGAAG GAATCCGTGAAGACGAAACACCCTCAGCTTCATTATGAGTCAAAGTTGTACATGCTTCTTCAAGGAGGAA CGGGTGTACCCCATCTTAAATGGTTTGGAGTTGAAGGTGAATACAATGTCATGGTTATTGACCTTCTTGGGCCAAGCCTAGAAGACCTGTTCAACTATTGCAATCGGAAGTTCTCTTTGAAGACAGTTTTGATGCTTGCAGATCAATTA ATAAACAGAGTTGAGTACATGCATTCACGGGGATTTCTTCACCGTGATATAAAGCCTGACAACTTTTTAATGGGTCTGGGACGCAAAGCTAATCAG GTATATATCATTGATTATGGCCTTGCAAAAAAGTATAGAGATCTTCAAACGCACAAGCACATACCATACAG GGAAAACAAGAATCTGACAGGAACAGCTCGCTATGCAAGTGTTAACACTCACCTTGGTGTTG AGCAAAGCAGAAGAGATGATCTTGAATCTCTTGGTTATGTGCTTATGTATTTTCTGAGGGGGAG CCTTCCCTGGCAGGGCTTGAAAGCAGGTACTAAAAAGCAGAAATATGACAAGATCAGTGAAAAGAAGATGCTTACTCCAATTGAG GTTCTCTGCAAATCATATCCATCAGAATTCACGTCATACTTCCATTACTGCCGATCATTACGCTTTGAAGATAAACCAGATTATTCATACCTGAAGAGGCTTTTCCGGGACCTTTTTATTCGAGAAG GATATCAATTTGACTATGTATTTGATTGGACTATATTGAAGTATCCGCAAATTGGCTCCAGTTCTAGATCACGA CAGCCAAGTGCAAAACCAGCTTTAAACCCTGGACCATCTGCAGAAAGAACAGAAAGGCCTTCAG cAGTGGCACAAGATTTTCGAGATAGATTCTCAGGTGCAGTTGAGGCATTTTCTAGAAGGAATAGTTCTGGTCATGGTTATGGTGATCACTCGAGACATAGACTGACTGATGATGCTCCGTCGTCCAAAGATGTG CAACCTGATTCAGAAAGGGCTCGTAGTTCATCTAGAAATGGCAGTACCTCAAAGAGGCCTGTCATATCAAACAGCCGGCCAAGCTCCTCTGGTGAGCCTAGCGAAAATAGGTCAAGCCGTCTAGTCTCAAGTAGTGGTCGCTTGTCCACCGCCCAAAGGATTCAACCTGGGTATGATTCCAAAACATCTTTCACCCGAACTGCAGCCGCAAGAGGCGGCCGTGATGATACGCTTCGGAGCTTTGAACTCCTTTCAATTGGCACGGGAAAGAGGAAATGA
- the LOC18789562 gene encoding uncharacterized protein LOC18789562, translating to MRHGGNVHGSNCAPASMPSGSTEIACRICDRVFMSTQALINHIESHIVDDGLTASRLRQLTQQTNTNPPIRGNPAFPLQNPFHQRNPFHDVHNNQIGFAPPPPHHQYPYPQQQLSPYALPRNVNVNVNQGVVGSHYMVMQSANQTAARMASEEDDLSSDCTMPLLSQLERPLPPVNYELDHRGNIGEASSDNLDLTLKL from the coding sequence ATGAGGCATGGTGGAAATGTGCATGGTTCGAACTGTGCCCCGGCATCGATGCCGAGCGGTTCAACAGAAATTGCATGTAGAATATGTGACCGTGTGTTTATGAGCACCCAAGCCCTCATAAACCACATAGAGTCTCACATAGTGGATGATGGCCTCACAGCCTCAAGATTAAGGCAGCTCACTCAGCAAACCAACACTAACCCTCCGATCCGAGGCAATCCTGCATTTCCATTGCAAAACCCTTTTCATCAACGAAACCCTTTCCATGATGTTCATAATAACCAAATTGGTTTTGCACCCCCGCCGCCTCATCATCAATATCCATATCCACAACAACAACTTTCTCCTTATGCACTGCCAAGAAACGTTAACGTTAACGTTAACCAGGGAGTTGTTGGGTCGCATTACATGGTGATGCAGTCTGCTAATCAAACGGCGGCGCGCATGGCGAGTGAGGAGGACGATCTTTCCAGTGATTGCACCATGCCGCTTCTCAGTCAGCTGGAGCGCCCTCTTCCGCCGGTGAATTATGAATTGGACCATCGTGGAAACATTGGTGAAGCAAGTTCAGATAATCTGGATTTGACCTTGAAGCTCTAG